The genome window ATTGACTATGGCATGCAGTCAAATGAAGTGGTTGCTTATATTATGAACCATTTTCATTATCCTCTTGTATGCAGTATATGGGGGAATCATGAAAAAGCCATTTTGACTTCAAATTTCAATGGCTTTTCCAGCCAACGCGGGGTGGACTGTGCTAAACATACCGCCTCTTTACTTACCACTGAAACGACTGATTATTTGAACCGGGAACTGATTCATGATGGTTTCTGCGAATTCAGTCTGGATAATAAAAAAGCTCTGGCGATTCATGGATCGCTTGATAATCCCTACTGGAAAGCGATTATGCCCGGTAATCTGCGCGGGGATTACAGGGAATATGACATTGTGCTGTCCGGCCATTCTCATTATCCCCATGTATTAACAGAGTTCTATGACAACGAGGACCCGGTACACAGGAACAAGCATGCGGTTATATTTATCAATCCGGGGTCGGTAGGACAGCCAAGAAATCACAATCCCGCTGCACAATATGCCATTCTGGATACCGATACTTTTTCTGTCAGTCTTATAGCAGTAAAATATGATGTTGTATCAGCAATGGCACTGTATGATGATAGTGTTGATTCGTTTTACAGGACAAGACTTGAAACTGGAGTATAAGTATGGAAGGAATGCTGACTGATTTTAGCAGAATCTATGTGGATAAGGAAAATGATGCGCCTTTATCCCAGGAGGAATTTAGAAGGCTGCAGCTGGTCGAATTATGTATCCTGAAGGAATTTGATCGGATATGCCGGAAAAACCAAATAAATTATACCATCAGTTGCGGCACCCTTCTGGGAGCTGTCAGACATAAGGGATTCATTCCGTGGGATGATGATGCGGATATTTCCATGTTGCGGGAAGACTATGAGAAGTTCCGTAAAGTAGCGAATCAGATGGATCCGGATATATGTTTTTTTCAGGATCATAATACGGATCCGGGATATCTTTGGGGTTATGGGAAAATCCGTAAAACAGGAACATGTCATATCCGTTCAGGGCAGGAACATATTAATTGCAAAAACGGAGTATATATTGATATATTTCCGCTGGATGGAATTCCGCGAAGCACGGTTGGACAGATTATGCAGGATATCCATTGTTTTTTTGTTCGTAAAATGCTGTGGGCCCGGGTCGGCAAGGAAACTGCTAAAGGATTGCTGAAAATATGGTATAAATGTGTTTCTCATATTCCCGTAGAAAAAATCTATCAGCATTTAAACAAAATGATCAAAAAGTATAACGAGAAAAACCCGGAAAGGGTAAGACTGCTTATGTATCCGTCATTTGGAAAGCTTTATGTAAAAAACACACTGAAAACCCGTTTTGGAATGCCAAGAAAATGGTATACAGATCTCATTGATTATCCTTTTGAAGATACTGTGCTTCGAGGAATGAGAGATTATGATGCTGCCATGAAATACATGTATGATGACTATATGACACCACCGCCGGAGGAAAAACGTATTCCCAAAGTATCATTTTCAAAAATCCGTTTTTAATATGTTAAATAAATAAGCGCCTGAAAGGGCATCGGAAGGAGAACAGAAAAATGAAACTGTATGTAATTAGTGGTGTAACAGGGATGACAGGTAATGAACTTGTGCGTCAGATTCTGGTGGATGGATCCAAGGATAAGGTGATCGGTTTTGATAATTTCTATGCATCCTCAATTGAGACGGTCAGTGACCATATTGATGACGAGCGGTTTATATTTTTTGAATATGATCTGAACAATAAACAGCAGATGGCGGAGATTGAAAAGATTGTAAAAGCACAGAAGAGCCAATATGATGAAGTAATTTATATCAATTGTGCTGCTGTTGTTCATACTGAACATTTCTATCATGTTTATGAAACCTTTGAGACCAACGTTGAAGGAATGAACGCATTTCTTCAGCAGGCCATCCGAGTCGGAGCACATAAATTTATCAACTGTTCGACTTCGGAGGTTTATTCCATGAATTCCTGGAATGAAGACGGCGGTGTGAAAGAAAACGATTATCTTACCATGGCAGTTGCAGAACATAGCCAGAGGACCAGTTATGCTACAGGTAAACTGTTGACAGAGTTTTTCATCAAAGATGCGGTGGATACCGGAAAGATTCTGGGCTGCTCTATCCGCTTTGCAAATGTTTATAGCCGGAATGAAAGATTTCCCAAACATATTATTCCTTTCATTATTAACAGCTTTAAAAATGAAGGGAAAGTAGTTCTGCTTGAAAACAGCAGAAAGAACCGCAGGACTTTTCTAAATAATTATGATAGCTGTAGTGCCGTCCTTGCTCTGGCAGGAACGAACAGTGCATTGGACGGGACAGTTTATAATGTGGCTACGGATGAGGAGATTTCCATTATTGATCTGGCACGGCTGTGTGCAAAGAAGATGGGAATAGAAAATCCGAAGATTGAATTCAGCGGTTATCGGGAATCTGATCCGGAAAGAAGGTTGCTGTCTACCAGGAAGATTCGTGAGAGAACGGGCTGGAAACCTCAGGTTGATCTGGAGAAGGGTCTGAATGAATGCATTGAAAACTATCTGGCGGAGAACTGATTATGAGAGCAGCAATTATTACTGTGGCCGGAATATCCAGCAGATTCAATGAAGGAATTCCCGAAGAGCAGAAAATACTTAAGGCAATCTATAATGAACATAATCCACAAGACACACTTTTGGTTCACTTGATTGAAAAATGTGCTTTTGCTGATCGGATCATTATTGTTGGAGGATATATGTTTGATCAGCTGCAAAGCTTTGTATCTGTGAATCTGCAGAAAAGCTTTCCGCAGCTTGTTCTCGTCCGGAATGATCACTATGCGGATCTTGCTTCCGGTTATAGCCTTTATCTTGGAATTAACAAAGCGTTGGATCTTGGTGCAGATGAGCTGCTTTTTGTAGAAGGTGATCTGGATATCGATGACGAGTCCTTTAAAAAGATTGTGGATGCAGAACATACAGTATTAACGTACACAACTGAACCGATTTATGCTAACAAGGCAGTTGTTTTGTATAAAAATGAGGAGGATCGTTTTCAGTATGCATTCAACAGTGTCCATGGGTTGCTGCGTATTGATAATGCCTTTTCCTGTATTTTAAACTCTGGCCAAGCCTGGAAATTTGATAATATGGAAGCGCTTAAAAAAGCCAATGAATTGTTTTTCAGCATGAAAAAAGATGGCACAAATCTATGGATTATTCAGCAATACATAGACAGCGTGCCTTCGGATACTATCAGCTTGGTTAAGCTGGAAAGATGGACTAACTGTAATACCAGAGAAGATTACAATAAAATCTTGGAAGGCTGGAGGAAAAAATAATGAAGGCATTGCAGACAAGGCTGGCAACGGTTGAGAGAAATATCAAAAGCCAGGCTATAACCGTGATGATTATTGGACTGGGAAGCGTTGGTACATATTTGCTGGATTATCTTGTGGGAAGCAACGATGAAGCTATCAGAGTAGTTGTTGTCGGACGGAACCGTGACAAAATGGAGCAGAACGTGAATATAGTTCGGGTTGCTGCTCTGATTCGTGGTCGGAACAAAACAAGAGTTGATATCCAGGATGGTGTGGATCTTGAGGATATTGCTTCTATTCAGGCAGCCATAGAAAAGCAAAAGCCGGATTTTATTGTGAATTCAAGCCGAGCTTATCCGGGATTGAAATACGGAAGTATCAGCTGGACCAATGTACGTGCTTACGGAATCTGGACGCCTCTTTCTATCCGCTTTACGAAAAATGTTATGGAAGCCTGCAATAAAGCAGACTCTGATGCTATTGTAATCAATACATCATATTCTGATGCTGTTATTCCATGGTTGAAAAGCGCGGGTAAAGCATATCCGGACTTTGGTTCCGGGAATCTGAATCATCTGATCCCTCGTATTAAATTTGCCGCAGCCCAAATGCTTGATGTGAAGGACTTCTGGAATATAGATGTTGCTTTTGCTGCAGGCCATTTCCATGATGTATGTATCAGCAAGGAAGGCCAGACGGAGGGGGTGGAGTTGCCGCTGAAGATTTATTACCACGGAGAAGAAAAGACATTGGATCATCAGCAGATCTACAGCCGCTGTAAAATTCCGATGCCTGTAGATGCACAGCGGAACATGATGAACGCCTCGAGTAATTACCGGATTATTGATGCAATCATATCAGCCATCCGCACCGGAAAAGAAGAGAGAATTTTTTCTCCTGGTGTCTTTGGTGAAATCGGTGGTTATCCTGTATTGATTGGTTGCCGGGATGGAAAGACAGATGCCTGGATAGATGAATCTGTCTTCACATTTGATGAAATGAACAGAGCCAACAGAGCATCCATGTTTTTGGATGGCGTGGAAGATGTCAGGGATGGAACACTTTTTTATACAGAACAATTGATTGCCAAAGCCAAAAAGGCTTTCGGAGTGGAACTTCCCAAAAAAGTCGCATTTGAGGATATTGAGGATGTTGCCAGATTTATTATTGAAAGGATTATAAAACCACAGTTGGGGCAATAATATCTGAATGAATTCAAAACACTAGAAAGTCTGGGAGTTGGAAGAATAATATGAACGTTGATAAATTGATTAAAATTATTGGTTCTGATTTCTATACCGGTGTTCCGGACAGCCAGCTCAAAGCACTGTGCAATTATCTGATGGCAACCTATGGTATAGATCCAAAGCATCATATCATTGCCGCAAATGAGGGCAACTGTACTGCACTGGCGGCCGGATATCATCTGGCGACCGGAAAAGTTTCGGTTGTCTATATGCAGAATTCCGGAGAGGGTAATATCATCAATCCGGTGGCAAGTTTGCTGAACGACAAGGTATACGCTATTCCTGTGGTTTTTATTGTGGGCTGGCGCGGCGAACCCGGAATTCATGATGAACCGCAGCATATTTATCAGGGCGAAGTAACGGTCAAGCTCCTGGAGGATATGGATATTGCTACCTTCATCATTGGGAAGGATACCACGGATGAAGAAGTGGAGGAGGCAATGGAAAGCTTCAGGGCCGTTCTGGCAACCGGCAAGGATGTTGCTTTTGTAATTCGGAAGGGTGCTCTGACGAATGCACCTAAAGTGGAATACAAAAACAACAATACCATGGTGCGAGAGAAGATTATCCAGCATATTGTTAAGGCGAGCGGAGAAGATCCGATTGTCAGCACTACGGGCAAAGCCAGTCGGGAATT of Aristaeella lactis contains these proteins:
- a CDS encoding DUF6564 domain-containing protein; amino-acid sequence: MRAAIITVAGISSRFNEGIPEEQKILKAIYNEHNPQDTLLVHLIEKCAFADRIIIVGGYMFDQLQSFVSVNLQKSFPQLVLVRNDHYADLASGYSLYLGINKALDLGADELLFVEGDLDIDDESFKKIVDAEHTVLTYTTEPIYANKAVVLYKNEEDRFQYAFNSVHGLLRIDNAFSCILNSGQAWKFDNMEALKKANELFFSMKKDGTNLWIIQQYIDSVPSDTISLVKLERWTNCNTREDYNKILEGWRKK
- a CDS encoding LicD family protein — encoded protein: MEGMLTDFSRIYVDKENDAPLSQEEFRRLQLVELCILKEFDRICRKNQINYTISCGTLLGAVRHKGFIPWDDDADISMLREDYEKFRKVANQMDPDICFFQDHNTDPGYLWGYGKIRKTGTCHIRSGQEHINCKNGVYIDIFPLDGIPRSTVGQIMQDIHCFFVRKMLWARVGKETAKGLLKIWYKCVSHIPVEKIYQHLNKMIKKYNEKNPERVRLLMYPSFGKLYVKNTLKTRFGMPRKWYTDLIDYPFEDTVLRGMRDYDAAMKYMYDDYMTPPPEEKRIPKVSFSKIRF
- a CDS encoding metallophosphoesterase family protein — protein: MSRIAILSDIHGNLYALEKVVQDMDSRCIDQAILLGDLIDYGMQSNEVVAYIMNHFHYPLVCSIWGNHEKAILTSNFNGFSSQRGVDCAKHTASLLTTETTDYLNRELIHDGFCEFSLDNKKALAIHGSLDNPYWKAIMPGNLRGDYREYDIVLSGHSHYPHVLTEFYDNEDPVHRNKHAVIFINPGSVGQPRNHNPAAQYAILDTDTFSVSLIAVKYDVVSAMALYDDSVDSFYRTRLETGV
- the aepY gene encoding phosphonopyruvate decarboxylase, with protein sequence MNVDKLIKIIGSDFYTGVPDSQLKALCNYLMATYGIDPKHHIIAANEGNCTALAAGYHLATGKVSVVYMQNSGEGNIINPVASLLNDKVYAIPVVFIVGWRGEPGIHDEPQHIYQGEVTVKLLEDMDIATFIIGKDTTDEEVEEAMESFRAVLATGKDVAFVIRKGALTNAPKVEYKNNNTMVREKIIQHIVKASGEDPIVSTTGKASRELFETRVANGQSHKYDFLTVGSMGHSSSIALGVAINKPEQKIWCVDGDGAVLMHMGAMAVMGVNKPKNLVHVVINNGAHETVGGMPTVAGSVDLVGIAKACGYPYAVRVDSFEKLDKELQAAKERNELSMIEVACSIGAREDLGRPTTTARENKQNFMTYLSTL
- a CDS encoding saccharopine dehydrogenase NADP-binding domain-containing protein, whose translation is MKALQTRLATVERNIKSQAITVMIIGLGSVGTYLLDYLVGSNDEAIRVVVVGRNRDKMEQNVNIVRVAALIRGRNKTRVDIQDGVDLEDIASIQAAIEKQKPDFIVNSSRAYPGLKYGSISWTNVRAYGIWTPLSIRFTKNVMEACNKADSDAIVINTSYSDAVIPWLKSAGKAYPDFGSGNLNHLIPRIKFAAAQMLDVKDFWNIDVAFAAGHFHDVCISKEGQTEGVELPLKIYYHGEEKTLDHQQIYSRCKIPMPVDAQRNMMNASSNYRIIDAIISAIRTGKEERIFSPGVFGEIGGYPVLIGCRDGKTDAWIDESVFTFDEMNRANRASMFLDGVEDVRDGTLFYTEQLIAKAKKAFGVELPKKVAFEDIEDVARFIIERIIKPQLGQ
- a CDS encoding NAD-dependent epimerase/dehydratase family protein yields the protein MKLYVISGVTGMTGNELVRQILVDGSKDKVIGFDNFYASSIETVSDHIDDERFIFFEYDLNNKQQMAEIEKIVKAQKSQYDEVIYINCAAVVHTEHFYHVYETFETNVEGMNAFLQQAIRVGAHKFINCSTSEVYSMNSWNEDGGVKENDYLTMAVAEHSQRTSYATGKLLTEFFIKDAVDTGKILGCSIRFANVYSRNERFPKHIIPFIINSFKNEGKVVLLENSRKNRRTFLNNYDSCSAVLALAGTNSALDGTVYNVATDEEISIIDLARLCAKKMGIENPKIEFSGYRESDPERRLLSTRKIRERTGWKPQVDLEKGLNECIENYLAEN